One Littorina saxatilis isolate snail1 linkage group LG14, US_GU_Lsax_2.0, whole genome shotgun sequence genomic region harbors:
- the LOC138947476 gene encoding probable methyltransferase-like protein 24 codes for MERLGKITDGGWEVCEDTAYKPVQPCLIYSFGVGEDFSFDDSVAKRYGCEVHSFDPSMKREDHQRESSVMFHAFGLANFSGTTSSGWKMFTLPDIRTNLGHAQKPLSILKLDIEEWEWKVLPPLLKGGHLSDTRQLLMELHQCDGCSQYNPEQIDKEPPKERYILALGILKDLHDIGFRIFWRHQNKACSYVTKFGWRERNGCCEIHMVRGGNFK; via the exons ATGGAGAGACTGGGCAAGATCACGGACGGTGGCTGGGAAGTATGTGAAGACACTGCGTACAAGCCTGTCCAACCGTGTCTCATCTACTCCTTTGG TGTGGGAGAAGACTTCAGTTTTGATGATTCTGTGGCAAAGAGATACGGGTGTGAAGTGCATTCTTTCGATCCAAG CATGAAACGCGAGGATCACCAGCGAGAGTCATCAGTGATGTTCCACGCGTTCGGACTGGCCAACTTCAGTGGGACGACATCTAGTGGATGGAAAATGTTCACCTTGCCTGACATTCGTACAAATCTGGGTCACGCTCAG AAACCGCTCTCCATACTGAAACTAGACATCGAAGAGTGGGAGTGGAAAGtattacctcccttgctcaAGGGAGGCCACTTGAGCGACACGAGACAACTCTTGATGGAACTTCATCAATGCGACGGCTGCTCGCAATACAACCCTGAACAGATCGACAAAGAGCCGCCCAAAGAACGATACATCTTGGCGCTCGGAATTCTCAAAGATCTCCATGACATTGGCTTCAGAATTTTCTGGCGCCATCAGAACAAAGCTTGCAGCTACGTGACAAAGTTTGGTTGGAGGGAGAGAAACGGTTGCTGTGAAATTCATATGGTTAGGGGTGGGAATTTTAAGTAA
- the LOC138947465 gene encoding UBX domain-containing protein 4-like, protein MEWFSGNIPQAIQLAKERGSIFLVYVTGEDEDTKGMDKMWEDAEVSEMCKRDATVAIKIQGNSESCTFFSQIYPVVIIPSAYFIGNNGTPLEVIGGKVDADSFRQKVQNVLERNKSNEASPAQSSQQQHMSSAASSSAASQLPGTSAASSSRSDVAMAATSEEEEPQKKKSKPELDDRVERARELLEKKKALKAQEEFEKERLKEVERRKTGQSVQQLKQFQQEREILEVKEQLKKEKEEERKAREHIKLEIARDRAERNAKYQTEKSQKTEQQEAARKAKLVEQQRAAAEAGARRSETARIQFRLPDGSSVSNQFPSSERLQAAYEFVVQRMDCDVTLSTAYPRRTFTQSDMDATFVDLQLAPTAVLIVVPASGSLGNSSGGGGGGLLSLLFAPFMVIWNLIMSFFAPSPALTQNSNSSAGSSSSTSAAGGDRERQSATKRSRQEGNIRRMRNPDDDDDENATWNGNSTQQM, encoded by the exons ATGGAGTGGTTTTCAGGAAATATTCCGCAGGCCATTCAGCTAGCAAAAGAAAGAGGTTCGATCTTCCTGGTTTACGTTACAG GTGAAGATGAAGACACCAAAGGGATGGACAAGATGTGGGAAGATGCTGAGGTGTCTGAGATGTGTAAGCGTGACGCCACTGTTGCCATCAAAATTCAAGGAAACAG TGAATCTTGCACATTCTTCTCACAGATCT ATCCTGTGGTGATCATACCATCAGCATACTTTATCGGAAACAACGGCACGCCGCTGGAGGTCATCGGGGGTAAGGTGGACGCCGACAGTTTCAGGCAAAAAGTGCAGAACGTTCTAGAG AGAAACAAGTCCAATGAAGCCTCCCCAGCGCAGTCGTCCCAACAGCAGCACATGTCCTCcgcagcatcatcatcagcagcgtCACAATTACCAGGCACTAGTGCCGCCTCTTCAAGCAGATCTGATGTTGCCATGGCAGCGACATCTGAGGAAGAGGAAccgcagaaaaagaaaagcaaaccTGAATTGGATGATCGTGTTGAAAG GGCAAGGGAACTGCTCGAAAAGAAGAAGGCACTGAAAGCTCAGGAGGAATTTGAG AAAGAGCGTCTGAAGGAGGTGGAGCGCCGCAAGACGGGTCAGAGCGTGCAGCAACTCAAGCAGTTCCAGCAGGAGCGGGAAATCCTGGAGGTGAAGGAACAgctgaagaaggagaaggaggaggagaggaaggCGCGGGAACACATCAAGCTGGAGATCGCCAGAGACAG AGCTGAGCGCAACGCCAAGTATCAGACGGAGAAATCACAGAAGACGGAACAGCAGGAGGCAGCAAGGAAGGCAAAGTTGGTGGAACAGCAGAGAGCGGCCGCAGAGGCTGGAGCCAGAAGGAG TGAAACAGCCAGAATCCAGTTCCGTTTGCCCGACGGCTCGTCAGTATCCAACCAGTTTCCATCATCAGAACGACTTCAGGCAGCCTATGAATTTGTTGTACAGAGAATGGACTGTGATGTCACACTTTCAACGGCATACCCACGACGAACTTTCACCCAGAGCGACATGGATGCGACCTTTGTTGACCTCCAGCTCGCTCCCACGGCTGTTCTCATTGTCGTTCCG GCGAGCGGTTCCCTCGGCAACAGTTcaggtggaggaggaggggggttgCTGTCGCTGCTTTTTGCTCCGTTCATGGTGATCTGGAACCTGATCATGTCGTTCTtcgccccctcccccgccctcaCTCAAAACTCAAACTCCAGTGCTGGCAGTTCCAGTAGTACGTCTGCTGCAggaggggacagagagagacaaag TGCCACAAAGAGATCGCGCCAAGAGGGCAACATAAGACGCATGAGAAATcctgacgatgatgacgacgaaaACGCAACTTGGAACGGCAACTCTACACAACAAATGTGA